DNA from Coriobacteriaceae bacterium:
CTTCGGTGACCGAGGGCTTGCCCTCCCACACATGGTGCAGGCGGTTGATGTAGGCGTAGGTGTCCTGGAAGGCCATGCCGTCGGCAAACAGGCCGACATTTTCCTGGAACTGCTGCAGGGCGGCCTCGGTATGCGGACCAAAGTAGCCGTCGTCTTCGCCACAGGCAAAGCCCAAAACGTTGAGAGCGCGCTGCAGGGCCTGCACATCGGCGCCATGGAAATTGGGCATGCGCAGATAGAGAGTGCGGTCGCCCAGCTTATACGAAGCGTCTACAAGGGCGCTCCAGCAGGGGATATCGACGGCATGACCGGCAGCAAGGCCGCTGTCGAGCCTGAAGGTGCTGACGGCCTGCTCAGTGGTGGCTCCAAAGTACTTGTCGGTGACTTCGGCGGCATCAATCGTGTAGCCGAGCTGCAGGAGACGAGACTGCACGTCCTCGACGGCTGCTCCTTGCATGCCCGTTGTAATAGGTTCCATGAACGAACCCCTTTCGGCGTACCATTCGTACTATTTGAGCGTCTGTCGGATAGACAACGCAAAGGGATGCATAAACATGCACTCAACAGTGTAGCAAGTTGTGCCTAAATACGCTGCTGACAGGTTTTATAACCCCCGTTAGTTAAGACGCTCCACAAAGAAATCTGCCATGGAGAGGAACAGCTCGCGTGCGTGCGGATCAAGCTCAACGTTCTCGATGGCCGCTTTGGCCTTAGCGGTCAGGTCGAGCGCGTAAGTGTGGGCGTAATCGATGGAGTCGGTCTCCTGGAAGATCTCCACGGCGCGTGCGAGCTGCGCGGGATCATCGGTGCCCGAGGAAAGAATCGCCTCGACCTCGTCGTGGTGGCGCTCATCAGAGAGGGCGTGTACGGCGACAAGCGTGCGCTTGCCCTCGGTGATGTCGGTGCGGAAGTCCTTGTTGGCGGCTTCCTTAGTGCCGACAAGGTTGAGCAGGTCGTCCTGAATCTGAAAGGCAAGGCCTGTGTGCAGGCCAAAGGCGCGCAGCGCTTCGATTTGCTCATCGCTGCCGCCGCCGATAATGGCTCCGGCGGCAAGCGGCGTGGCTCCGCTGTAAAACGCGGTCTTGTGCGTCGCCATGTCCAGGTAGTCATCAACCGAGATATCAAAGCGCCCGTCACGGACCCAACCCAGGTCGAGCGCTTGACCCTCGATGGTGCGGACGATCATCTCGGTAAGCTCGTGGAGCACGCGCAGCTTCACGTCGGACTCCAGCGTGGGGTCGTCGAGAACCGTCTTGGTGACCATAGTGAGCGCCAGGTCGCCGCAATTGATGGCAAGGCCCGTGCCCTCGGTAAGGTGCATGCAGGGCTTGCCTCGACGAAGCTGTCCGTTGTCGGCGATGTCGTCGTGGATCAGCGCGCCCGACTGGAAATGCTCGATGGCTGCCGCGGCGCTGCGGGCGCTCTCAAAGCTACCGCCCACTGCGGTTGCGGCGAGCATACAGATAAGCGGGCGGTGGCGCTTGCCGGCGTTGGCCGTAAAAGCCGAGAGCGGCGCATACAGGTAGCGCTCGATATCGGCAGAGGTCGCCTGTCCGTCAAAGAACGTGGCCAGATAGTCGTTAATCTGGTCAAAGTGCTGGGCTAAAAAGCTGGTAAACGGACTGGACACGGGTTCTCGCATTCTTTCTGAGGTTGCGTTGATGCAATATGCAGACAACATATTGCCACATTAGGGCGTTTGGCGCGGCAGTTTTGGCGATTTGGGACAACGGGCGTGCGTTTGATGGAGCGCGCCTAAATCAGCCCAAAATGCTCGAGCGCCGCAACGACACCGTCGTGATCGACGGTGTCGGTCACGTAATCGGCCTTATCCTTGAGATAGTCCGGCGCATTGCCCATGGCGATACCGACATCGACGGCGTTCATCAGCGAGACGTCATTGCTGGCGTCGCCAATGCCGTATACGGTTCCGTGGTGGGGATCGAGGGCGTCGAGTACAGACTGGATGCCCCCGCGCTTCGTGCATTCGCGGGGCGAGATTTCGGTTACCTCGAGTTCGAGCTCGTTAAAGCACAGTAGCGGCTCAAGTGCCTTATCTTGAGCGATGTGGTTGGCGAGTGATGTAGACATCAAGATCTTGTAGACACTGTAATGTTGCAGCTGCGTGACTGCGTCGCCCAGGGTGCGCGCGTATCCGGGAGCATCGGGCGCATCGGCACTCATGCGCACGACGCCGTTGAGGCCCTCAAAGCGGATGACCTCGCCCGATTGCTCAAGATAGGGGGCAAGATGCTGCAGCATGCTGGGTGTCATCGACAGATCGCGAATTGCGTGTCCGTTGATCTCGGCGTAACCGCCCGCAAGACAGACGATGCCGGTCCAGGGCAGCTCAAGAAGTTTGGGGTGGATGCAGCTCAGGGTACGTCCCGTGCAGATAAAGGCCATGTTGCCGTTGGCGACAAACTCGCGGATTGCCTGCGAAACCGCCTCGTTGGGATAGGGGGAGAGGTCCCGCTCGTCTTCGGGAAGGTCTTGGGCGAGCCTGGGGTCTTGCCAGGCGAGCGTTCCGTCGATATCGAAGAAGCAAATATCGCCGCGCTTATGGGCTGCGCTGGCGGCAGGGGAGGCCGAGGTGGTGGGCACAAATTCCGGCTCGAGGCCCATGATCTGGTCAAAATGCTCTTTAACGCGGGGAACGGAGATGCCGATGATCACCTGGGCGGTCTTGCCCGTAATGATGAGGCCCTTGGCGCCCACCGCGACAAACGACGCGTTATCTGCAACGATGGAAGGGTCTGCGACCTCGACGCGCAGGCGCGTGGCGCAGTTGGTTGCGCCCACGATATTGCCAACGCCACCTAAAAGCTGAATTACCCGCTCAGCGAGGACGTGATCTTGATCGGTTCGACTATTGACCTCGTCATTGGGAGATTGCTCTTTGGCAAAGTTGCTTCCCGTTAAACAATCGATTGCCGCGCGATTGGCGACATGATCCTCGCGGCCCGGAGTCTTAAGGTCATAGACCAAGATGAGTGCTCGAAAACTAACAAAAAAGATGAGGCTAAAGGCAAGGCCGATACCGAGCGCCAAAAGATAGGCACCGGCATGCGTGCGCATGAGCGGAATAAAGTTGAAGGCTGCCATCTCCATCAGGCCGCCCGAGAAGATGCCGACGATGCCAAAGAGATTCATGGTTGTGGCAAGGCAAGACGATAAGACGGCGTAGAGCAAAAAGAGCCCGGGGTGGGTGAACATAAAGAGAAACTCGAGTGGCTCGGTAACGCCGCAAACCACCGAGGCGATGATGGCGGGAACAAGGATGACCCTGAGGCCGGCGCGGCGCTCGGGTTTTGCGGTGGAGTAGAACGCAGCTGCGATGGCAGGAAGGCCAAAGAGCTTGACCCAGCCGGTGGCGGTAAAACCGGCCCACGGCGCAAGCTCATTAAGGGGGCGCGTGCTATGGGAGAGGATGGGGAGCAAACTGCTCCACGTGGCGTAGATGCCGTCGTTAATGACCAGGTTGTCGTAGTAGATCGGCATGTAGAGCAGGTGGTGCAGGCCAAAGGGCTCGAGTGCTCGTTCTAAAAAGACAAAGATACCCACGCCAAAGGGACCGACGCCTGCAAGCGCGTGACGCAGCGTATCAGTTACATCGTATACGTAGGGCACGATGGCGGCCGAGATAGCGGCAAGGGCAAACACGGCAAAAAAGCTGATGAGGTAGACCAGCGAGGAGCCCGAGAAGGTGCCGAGCCAATCGGGAATTTTGGCATCGTAGAAGCGGTCATGGATGGCGACGACGGTTGCCGATACCGCCAGCGGGCCGATAATGCCGGTGTCGAGCGTCTTGATGCCGTCGATGACGGTGATACCGCTGGCGGAGGTCAAAGATGACGGGTACTCAAGTCCAAGGTTGTCTCCGCTCAGCTTAATGATCTCGCTCAAAAAGAAGCAGTAGGCAAAATAGGCGACGAGAGCCTCGAGGCAGCAACGAGCCGGTTGTTTTTGGGCAAGAC
Protein-coding regions in this window:
- a CDS encoding polyprenyl synthetase family protein, coding for MREPVSSPFTSFLAQHFDQINDYLATFFDGQATSADIERYLYAPLSAFTANAGKRHRPLICMLAATAVGGSFESARSAAAAIEHFQSGALIHDDIADNGQLRRGKPCMHLTEGTGLAINCGDLALTMVTKTVLDDPTLESDVKLRVLHELTEMIVRTIEGQALDLGWVRDGRFDISVDDYLDMATHKTAFYSGATPLAAGAIIGGGSDEQIEALRAFGLHTGLAFQIQDDLLNLVGTKEAANKDFRTDITEGKRTLVAVHALSDERHHDEVEAILSSGTDDPAQLARAVEIFQETDSIDYAHTYALDLTAKAKAAIENVELDPHARELFLSMADFFVERLN
- a CDS encoding PTS transporter subunit EIIC, encoding MFAPAMLFSISGLMVGVSALATTADIVGDLAVYGTPWYVFWTIIQRGSWTVFKRLPLLFAVALPIGLAQKQPARCCLEALVAYFAYCFFLSEIIKLSGDNLGLEYPSSLTSASGITVIDGIKTLDTGIIGPLAVSATVVAIHDRFYDAKIPDWLGTFSGSSLVYLISFFAVFALAAISAAIVPYVYDVTDTLRHALAGVGPFGVGIFVFLERALEPFGLHHLLYMPIYYDNLVINDGIYATWSSLLPILSHSTRPLNELAPWAGFTATGWVKLFGLPAIAAAFYSTAKPERRAGLRVILVPAIIASVVCGVTEPLEFLFMFTHPGLFLLYAVLSSCLATTMNLFGIVGIFSGGLMEMAAFNFIPLMRTHAGAYLLALGIGLAFSLIFFVSFRALILVYDLKTPGREDHVANRAAIDCLTGSNFAKEQSPNDEVNSRTDQDHVLAERVIQLLGGVGNIVGATNCATRLRVEVADPSIVADNASFVAVGAKGLIITGKTAQVIIGISVPRVKEHFDQIMGLEPEFVPTTSASPAASAAHKRGDICFFDIDGTLAWQDPRLAQDLPEDERDLSPYPNEAVSQAIREFVANGNMAFICTGRTLSCIHPKLLELPWTGIVCLAGGYAEINGHAIRDLSMTPSMLQHLAPYLEQSGEVIRFEGLNGVVRMSADAPDAPGYARTLGDAVTQLQHYSVYKILMSTSLANHIAQDKALEPLLCFNELELEVTEISPRECTKRGGIQSVLDALDPHHGTVYGIGDASNDVSLMNAVDVGIAMGNAPDYLKDKADYVTDTVDHDGVVAALEHFGLI
- a CDS encoding peptidoglycan-binding protein, producing MEPITTGMQGAAVEDVQSRLLQLGYTIDAAEVTDKYFGATTEQAVSTFRLDSGLAAGHAVDIPCWSALVDASYKLGDRTLYLRMPNFHGADVQALQRALNVLGFACGEDDGYFGPHTEAALQQFQENVGLFADGMAFQDTYAYINRLHHVWEGKPSVTEAESRIGFARAANVLERFQIAVIGEDPIARSVASRMWNIATATTDNSGMMLCDSEVPTNVDLVLEIASDELPADAAPRATIALAECHNLAQRIRTANVAAQQKPARIRIELTGMTRYNGTFTASDAQTLAVRLLDGVCDALAD